One window of Triplophysa rosa linkage group LG10, Trosa_1v2, whole genome shotgun sequence genomic DNA carries:
- the si:ch211-266g18.10 gene encoding axoneme-associated protein mst101(2) isoform X19: MTQATKEVQSIPPTPADAPVTPVHPDTLTARSHGFLRILKRPAQWLIVISLLISWSVAGVVMFDFVTDDQLANIQEFGSDPMLAIDKTFEGIENGMNNMINTVTDAYDHVVEMNFNPMDAVNLAADSSVAFLSFSGVGDFGVTETVAFGGTVLDEATEWIRFPINYLFHMFEDILDVTIIYPADVASDALVYTLSGVKDVFQYLSTVFVGIEAQIPKMSIDPMKLAGNVAEEATELKNSISNYLSNLFVGDEGVIPDISFDPMKVVTDSVEEFVDRRDMFLAYLSNMLIKDKDEAPQMLRRKGEFLPPMEKVLEHVKEAKEKKAREEIYKIIQDMRGKKAEAEEDEIMQQINITVEKEKKKEVKPDKKVSEKVQKSKEDKKLTKDKSHKPTERKRPLKKGKVTDEKSILKQKKLKSEETSSKPKRSETKEHEKTLSEKKPQDDERAEAEKKIKPAKKEAKPKKEKVKPADIPKGVKKEKTKPAPVKKEPGVTKGKAKPARSKKEAEAVKEEHPAKKESRDIKKAAKPAPKEKVTKAVKEKAEPVVKKEDEVAEKKVKAAPKKKEPEVSKEKTKPTPSKKEEEAPKKKAKPARVEKEPVVSKKKSKPEPSKKEPDVPKEKEKPAKRELKPKAAPVKKEPEVSKEKAKLSLLQKEDKVLKPGPGKKEAGDIKEKAKPTLAKKEAVQKKPKPAAVKKEPEVTKEKEASSKKEPKITKEIPKPPKKAEVIKEIRVPEKKEAEVIEAKVKPAPEKKETEVIKEKVKPAPVKKEAKVIKDKAKHAPEKKVISEAEVIKDKAKAAPVKKEAEVTKEKAPEPAHKREPKVTKEEEKTAPPKTVEVPKEKPKQVLKETEPDITKEMPEPKKKPKAIKEKAKPAPTKKEAEVIKEKAERVTVKKEPKAIKEKAKPAPTKKEAEVIKEKAKPVPEKKEAEVIKKKTKPTPVKKEPLITKEKPKPTPKKEAESIKERAKPAPKMKEVKEKTKPAPVKKEAEVIKEKVKPAPVKKEAKVIEGKVKEAPVKKEAEIIKEKVKPAAAKKEAEVIKEKVKVAPVKKEPGVPKEKTMKPAPEPAKKVEVPKEKVKPVLKEKEAKVIKAKDKPAPVKKEPAVTKEKEKPAPKKKEAEIIKEKVKPAPVKKEPEVSKKAPESKPEPVKKVEVPKEMVKPVHEEKAAEAIKEKAEPVPKKKEPGVVKKAHEAKPKREPEVTKEKKKTEAKKEAKVIKEKVKATPVKQEADVPKEKTVKPEPVKKVEAPKEKAKLVPKEKEPEITKEKAKPAPKKADAIKEKVKPAPKMKEAKDIKEKVKPAPVKKEAIVIKEKVKPAPEKKEAELIKEKAKATPVKKEPEVTKKKAPKKEAEILEEKIKPATEKKEAEAIKEKAKPVTEKLKEAEVKVKPAPVKKEPEVIKEKEKPAPKKKEAEVIKEKAKPAPVKKAPEVLKEKVLEPKPTPLKKDAKVIKEDLKPTEKKEAEVIKEKVKPAPKIKEAEVIKEKITPAPEKKEAEVIKEKVKPAPKKKEAEVIEKVKPAPKIKEAKVIKEEVKSAPEIKEAEEIKKKIKPAQEAKVIKEKVKPAPEIKESEEIKEKVKPDPEKKEAEVIKEKVKPAQKKEVEEIKEKVQPTPEIKEAKVTKEKVKAAPVKKEPEVAKEKAPEPPTPKRDVPPSLGVDLELLNSINQKLSLLDLLRKDIGEMKSDLESTQNQIHLLRMDNRTIKEPETVGVKVKRAVSKEKVQKEPEVLRKITKTAHLKKERDALKNITKPAPAKKDQEVKIRPGPKQKEIHHVEVEAEKPLQKESEEVKEAEVKLTEKEAVKDKEVKGEEPDVTKDIPEIEEEDIPYFQCFFVDEDDTQYPFFPFPPPLSPNFGV, encoded by the exons ATGACTCAGGCAACTAAAG AAGTACAATCCATCCCTCCCACTCCTGCAGATGCCCCAGTAACGCCAGTGCATCCAGACACTCTCACGGCCAGAAGTCATGGGTTTCTCAGAATCTTAAAGCGTCCCGCACAATGGCTGATCGTCATCTCGCTTCTGATCTCATGGTCAGTAGCTGGTGTTGTCATGTTTGACTTTGTGACTGACGATCAGCTTGCAA ACATCCAGGAATTTGGATCTGATCCGATGTTAGCAATAGATAAGACGTTTGAAGGCATTGAAAACGGAATGAACAACATGATCAATACCGTCACTGATGCATATG ATCACGTCGTTGAAATGAACTTTAATCCGATGGACGCTGTTAATTTAGCAGCAGACTCATCTGtggcttttctgtcatttaGTGGTGTtg GAGACTTTGGAGTCACTGAAACAGTGGCATTTGGTGGCACTGTTCTAGATGAAGCTACAGAATGGATTAGATTTCCTATCAACTACTTATTCCACATGTTTGAAG ACATTCTGGACGTAACTATCATTTATCCTGCGGACGTGGCCAGTGATGCACTCGTGTACACTTTAAGTGGGGTCAAGGATGTTTTTCAATATCTTTCCACTGTGTTTGTGGGCATCGAAG CTCAGATTCCCAAAATGAGCATTGATCCCATGAAACTGGCTGGCAATGTTGCAGAAGAGGCCACAGAGCTAAAGAACTCTATTTCTAACTACCTTTCCAACTTATTTGTTGGAGATGAAG GTGTTATTCCTGACATTAGCTTTGACCCTATGAAAGTTGTCACAGACTCTGTTGAGGAATTTGTTGACAGGAGAGACATGTTCTTGGCCTACCTGTCAAACATGCTCATCAAAGACAAAG ATGAAGCACCACAAATGTTAAGAAGAAAAG GAGAATTTCTGCCCCCTATGGAAAAAG TTCTTGAACACGTGAAAGAGGCCAAAGAAAAAAAGGCTAGAGAGGAGATATACAAAATCATTCAAG ACATGAGAGGTAAGAAGGCCGAAGCTGAAGAGGATGAAATAATGCAACAAATAAACATAACtgtagaaaaagaaaagaagaaagaagTTAAACCCGACAAGAAAGTCAGTGAAAAAGTTCAAAAGTCCAAGGAGGACAAGAAACTTACAAAAGACAAGAGTCATAAACCAACAG AAAGGAAAAGACCTCTTAAAAAGGGCAAGGTGACTGATGAAAAGTCCATTCTGAAACAGAAGAAACTGAAATCGG aAGAAACGTCATCAAAGCCTAAAAGAAGTGAAACAAAAGAACATGAaaaaactctttcagaaaagaAACCCCAGGATGATGAGAGAGCAG AAGCTGAGAAAAAGATTAAACCAGCCAAGAAAG AAGCCAaacctaaaaaagaaaaagtgaaacc tgcggACATCCCAAAAG GTGTTAAGAAAGAGAAAACCAAACCAGCCCCTGTTAAGAAAG AGCCTGGAGTTACCAAAGGAAAGGCCAAACCAGCTCGTTCAAAAAAAG AAGCTGAAGCTGTCAAGGAGGAACATCCTGCAAAAAAAG AATCTAGAGATATTAAGAAAGCGGCAAAACCAGCTCCAAAAGAAAAAG TTACAAAGGCAGTGAAGGAAAAGGCTGAGCCAGTTGTGAAGAAAG aAGATGAAGTTGCAGAGAAGAAAGTCAAAGCAGCACCCAAAAAGAAAG AGCCTGAGGTTTCCAAAGAGAAGACCAAACCAACACCCTCAAAGAAAG AGGAGGAAGCCCCTAAAAAGAAAGCTAAGCCAGCCCGTGTGGAGAAAG AGCCTGTTGTCTCCAAAAAGAAGTCCAAACCAGAACCTTCAAAGAAag AACCTGATGTTCCTAAGGAGAAAGAAAAACCAGCCAAAAGAG AATTGAAGCCAAAGGCAGCTCCTGTGAAAAAAG agCCTGAAGTTTCCAAGGAAAAGGCGAAGCTATCACTTTTGCAGAAAG AGGATAAAGTTCTCAAACCAGGTCCTGGGAAGAAAG AGGCTGGTGATATTAAAGAGAAGGCAAAACCTACTCTTGCAAAGAAAG AAGCTGTGCAGAAAAAGCCTAAACCAGCTGCTGTCAAGAAAG AGCCTGAAGTTACAAAAGAGAAAGAAGCCTCTTCAAAGAAAG AACCTAAGATAACTAAAGAAATACCCAAGCCACCAAAGAAAG CTGAAGTGATCAAAGAGATCAGAGTTCCAGAGAAGAAAG AGGCTGAAGTCATTGAGGCGAAAGTTAAACCAGCCCCTGAGAAGAAAG AGACTGAAGTCATTAAAGAGAAAGTTAAACCAGCTCCTGTAAAGAAAg AAGCAAAAGTCATCAAGGACAAAGCTAAACATGCCCCCGAGAAGAAAG TCATTTCAGAGGCTGAAGTCATCAAGGACAAAGCTAAAGCCGCTCCTGTTAAGAAAG AGGCTGAAGTTACTAAAGAAAAGGCACCTGAACCAGCACACAAAAGAG AACCTAAAGTTACCAAAGAGGAAGAAAAAACAGCGCCTCCTAAAACAG TCGAGGTTCCAAAGGAAAAGCCAAAACAAGTCCTCAAAGAAACAG AACCTGACATAACCAAAGAGATGCCAGAGCCAAAGAAAA AGCCAAAAGCCATCAAAGAGAAAGCTAAACCAGCCCCTACCAAGAAAG aGGCTGAAGTTATTAAAGAGAAAGCTGAACGGGTCACTGTAAAGAAAG AGCCAAAAGCCATCAAAGAGAAAGCTAAACCAGCCCCTACCAAGAAAG AGGCTGAAGTTATTAAAGAGAAAGCTAAACCGGTCCCTGAAAAGAAAG AGGCCGAAGTCatcaagaagaaaaccaaacCAACTCCTGTAAAGAAAG AACCTTTGATAACCAAAGAAAAACCCAAACCAACACCAAAGAAAG aAGCTGAATCCATTAAAGAAAGAGCTAAACCAGCACCCAAGATGAAAG AGGTTAAAGAGAAAACTAAACCAGCCCCTGTGAAGAAAG AGGCCGAAGTCATTAAAGAGAAAGTTAAACCAGCTCCTGTGAAGAAAG AGGCTAAAGTCATTGAGGGGAAAGTTAAAGAAGCTCCTGTAAAGAAAG AGGCTGAAATCATCAAAGAGAAAGTCAAACCAGCCGCGGCCAAGAAAG AGGCTGAAGTCATCAAGGAGAAAGTTAAAGTAGCTCCTGTAAAGAAag AGCCTGGAGTTCCTAAAGAAAAGACAATGAAACCAGCACCAGAACCTGCAAAGAAAG TTGAGGTTCCCAAAGAAAAGGTTAAACCAGTCCTTAAAGAGAAAG AAGCTAAAGTTATCAAGGCCAAAGATAAACCAGCTCCTGTGAAGAAAG AGCCTGCAGTTaccaaagagaaagaaaagccAGCGCCTAAGAAGAAAG AGGCTGAAATTATCAAGGAGAAAGTCAAACCAGCTCCTGTTAAGAAAG AACCTGAAGTTTCTAAAAAAGCACCTGAATCAAAACCAGAACCCGTAAAGAAAG TTGAGGTTCCTAAAGAAATGGTGAAACCGGTCCATGAAGAAAAAG caGCTGAAGCAATCAAAGAGAAAGCTGAACCAGTCCCTAAGAAAAAAG AGCCTGGAGTTGTTAAAAAGGCACATGAAGCAAAACCCAAAAGAG aGCCTGAAGTTaccaaagagaaaaaaaaaacagaagctaAGAAAG AGGCTAAAGTAATAAAGGAGAAAGTTAAAGCAACTCCTGTAAAGCAAG AGGCTGACGTTCCTAAAGAAAAAACAGTCAAACCAGAACCTGTGAAGAAAG TTGAGGCTCCAAAGGAAAAGGCAAAACTAGTGCCTAAAGAGAAAG AACCTGAAATAACCAAAGAAAAGGCGAAGCCAGCACCAAAGAAAG CTGATGCCATCAAAGAGAAAGTCAAACCAGCCCCTAAGATGAAAG aggCTAAAGACATCAAGGAGAAAGTTAAACCAGCTCCTGTAAAAAAAG agGCAATTGTCATCAAGGAAAAAGTTAAACCTGCCCCTGAGAAAAAAG AAGCTGAACTCATCAAGGAAAAAGCTAAAGCGACTCCTGTAAAGAAAG AGCCTGAAGTTACTAAGAAAAAGGCACCTAAAAAAG AGGCTGAAATCCttgaggagaaaataaaaccagCCACTGAGAAGAAAG AGGCTGAAGCCATCAAGGAGAAAGCTAAACCTGTCACAGAGAAGTTAAAAG AGGCTGAAGTCAAAGTGAAACCAGCTCCTGTAAAGAAAG AGCCTGAAGTTatcaaagaaaaagaaaaaccagcACCTAAGAAGAAAG AGGCTGAAGTCATCAAGGAGAAAGCTAAACCAGCTCCTGTAAAGAAAG CTCCTGAAGTTCTTAAAGAAAAGGTGCTTGAACCAAAACCAACTCCTTTAAAGAAAG ATGCTAAAGTGATCAAGGAAGATCTTAAACCAACGGAGAAGAAAG AGGCTGAAGTGATCAAGGAGAAAGTTAAACCAGCACCTAAAATTAAAG AGGCTGAAGTGATCAAGGAGAAAATTACACCAGCCCCTGAGAAGAAAG AGGCTGAAGTGATCAAGGAGAAAGTTAAACCAGCCCCCAAGAAGAAAG AGGCTGAAGTGATTGAGAAAGTTAAACCAGCTCCTAAAATTAAAG AGGCTAAAGTGATCAAGGAGGAAGTTAAATCAGCCCCTGAAATTAAAG AGGCTGAAGAGatcaagaaaaaaattaaaccaGCCCAAG AGGCTAAAGTGATCAAGGAGAAAGTTAAACCAGCCCCTGAAATTAAAG AGTCTGAAGAGATCAAGGAGAAAGTTAAACCAGACCCTGAGAAAAAAG AGGCTGAAGTGATCAAGGAGAAAGTAAAACCAGCTCAGAAGAAAG aGGTTGAAGAGATCAAGGAGAAAGTTCAACCGACCCCTGAAATTAAAG AGGCTAAAGTCACAAAGGAGAAAGTGAAAGCAGCTCCTGTAAAGAAAG AGCCTGAAGTTGCTAAAGAAAAAGCACCTGAACCACCCACACCAAAGAGAG ATGTTCCTCCATCTCTTGGTGTGGATCTGGAGCTCCTGAACTCTATCAACCAAAAACTGTCTCTTCTGGATTTACTGAGGAAGGACATTGGTGAAATGAAAAGTGACCTGGAGTCCACTCAGAATCAAATTCATCTTTTAAGGATGGACAACAGAACAATCAAAG agCCAGAGACTGTTGGTGTAAAAGTAAAGCGAGCAGTCTCCAAGGAAAAAGTTCAAAAAG aaccAGAAGTTTTAAGAAAGATTACAAAGACTGCACATCTTAAGAAAG AACGTGATGCCCTGAAAAACATCACAAAGCCTGCACCTGCAAAGAAAG ATCAAGAGGTCAAGATCAGGCCAGGGCCTAAACAGAAAG AAATCCATCATGTAGAGGTGGAAGCAGAGAAACCTTTACAAAAAG AATCCGAGGAGGTCAAAGAAGCAGAAG TCAAGCTAACCGAGAAAGAAGCTGTCAAGGACAAAGAAGTAAAAG gagAAGAACCCGATGTCACCAAAGATATTCCAGAAATAGAGGAGG AGGACATTCCCTACTTCCAGTGTTTCTTTGTGGATGAGGATGACACTCAGTACCCGTTCTTCCCCTTCCCACCTCCACTCTCACCAAACTTCGGAGTCTGA